The following are from one region of the Egicoccus sp. AB-alg6-2 genome:
- the topA gene encoding type I DNA topoisomerase — translation MAENLVIVESPAKAKTIERYLGDRFKVLASYGHVRDLPRSDFAVEVEDGGGCHLRYEVPEKSKKHVSALKAAAKQASTVWLAPDLDREGEAIAWHIAEILDLDPAQTNRVTFDEITESAIRAAFEAPRRLNTALVDAQQARRAVDRIVGYRLSPVLWRTVASGISAGRVQSVALRMIVDREDEIRAFVPEEYWSFPGSFAREAGGDPEIQSSLYAVGDLKLSTPKELEGKSDARLAKLLVVRSEPEATRLAERARALDYTVAEVRRTEARRNPKPPFKTSTLQGEASKYGFSARQTMAVAQQLYEGINLGGEQVGLITYMRTDSLNLSAQSLGEIGGLVRERFGERYALKEPRRFAGTAKGAQEAHEAIRPTSVNRTPEKVRRHLSDEQARLYELIWKRTMATQMAPAVFDRVSADVVGSDPQGEITFRVTGQVEKFDGFLRVYRAVRDEDEDDDEVTDRLPELEQGQRLHLAELLPEQHETSPPPRYSERTLVEALEEEGIGRPSTYASIISTLEQRQYVLKEQRRFFPTALGEVVVSFLKAHFGEVVDVGFTARMEETLDEIAAGGQAWCRTVTGFLDEVDDWVRERKPERPRLPLHQPADCPLCGSPMERVFSGKSKQWFASCSRWPDCEGTLPLLEDGSVGEPEPEPEPDEDVRCQECGKPMLLREGRFGKFFGCVDYPKCKGIRNLQQRLMYRDTDGQAKPFRSPTDPEHSFMELRTSRYGKPFVGSTGYPTDEFAVWSVPISTPCPQCGAPLRPPPKNRKVPVAVCTHPQVNHVYDVDDFELPTVATWTVVQGVDKYDPELGGAPIEADELPEPIHLSYRGEQPPPAKKKSTRKKTAKKTAKKTAANKTAAKKTAKKTAKKTARRKP, via the coding sequence GTGGCAGAGAACCTCGTCATCGTGGAGTCGCCCGCGAAGGCGAAGACCATCGAGCGGTACCTCGGGGACCGCTTCAAGGTCCTCGCCTCGTACGGCCACGTCCGCGACCTGCCCCGTTCGGACTTCGCCGTCGAGGTGGAGGACGGCGGTGGCTGCCACCTGCGCTACGAGGTGCCGGAGAAGTCGAAGAAGCACGTCTCGGCCCTGAAGGCGGCGGCCAAGCAGGCGAGCACCGTCTGGCTGGCACCGGACCTCGACCGCGAGGGCGAGGCGATCGCGTGGCACATCGCGGAGATCCTCGACCTCGACCCCGCGCAGACCAACCGGGTCACCTTCGACGAGATCACGGAGTCGGCGATCCGGGCCGCGTTCGAGGCGCCACGACGCCTCAACACCGCGCTGGTCGACGCCCAGCAGGCGCGCCGCGCGGTCGACCGCATCGTGGGCTACCGGCTGTCGCCCGTGCTGTGGCGCACCGTCGCCTCCGGGATCTCCGCCGGCCGGGTGCAGTCGGTCGCGCTGCGGATGATCGTCGACCGCGAGGACGAGATCCGGGCCTTCGTCCCGGAGGAGTACTGGAGCTTTCCCGGTTCGTTCGCCCGCGAGGCCGGTGGTGATCCCGAGATCCAGTCGAGTCTGTACGCGGTCGGCGACCTCAAGCTGTCCACGCCCAAGGAGCTCGAGGGCAAGTCCGACGCGCGGCTGGCGAAGCTGCTGGTCGTGCGGTCCGAACCCGAGGCGACGCGCCTCGCGGAGCGGGCCCGCGCGCTCGACTACACCGTCGCCGAGGTGCGGCGTACCGAGGCCCGCCGCAACCCCAAGCCGCCCTTCAAGACCTCCACACTGCAGGGCGAGGCGTCCAAGTACGGCTTCTCGGCCCGGCAGACCATGGCGGTGGCGCAGCAGCTGTACGAGGGCATCAACCTCGGCGGCGAACAGGTGGGGCTCATCACCTACATGCGTACCGACTCGCTCAACCTGTCGGCCCAGTCGCTTGGCGAGATCGGCGGCCTGGTCCGCGAGCGCTTCGGCGAGCGCTACGCGCTGAAGGAACCCCGGCGCTTCGCCGGGACGGCCAAGGGCGCCCAGGAGGCGCACGAGGCGATCCGTCCGACCTCGGTCAACCGCACGCCCGAGAAGGTCCGCCGTCACCTCTCCGACGAGCAGGCGCGGCTGTACGAGTTGATCTGGAAGCGCACGATGGCCACGCAGATGGCCCCGGCCGTCTTCGATCGCGTCTCCGCCGACGTCGTGGGCAGCGACCCGCAGGGCGAGATCACGTTCCGTGTCACCGGCCAGGTCGAGAAGTTCGACGGCTTCCTGCGGGTGTACCGGGCCGTGCGCGACGAGGACGAGGACGACGACGAGGTCACCGACCGCCTGCCCGAGCTCGAGCAGGGCCAACGGCTGCACCTCGCCGAGCTGCTCCCCGAGCAGCACGAGACCTCCCCCCCGCCCCGCTACTCCGAACGCACCCTGGTCGAGGCGCTCGAGGAGGAGGGGATCGGCCGGCCGTCGACGTACGCGTCCATCATCTCGACGCTCGAGCAGCGTCAGTACGTGCTCAAGGAGCAGCGCCGGTTCTTCCCGACCGCCCTCGGTGAGGTCGTGGTCAGTTTCCTCAAGGCCCACTTCGGCGAGGTCGTCGACGTCGGCTTCACCGCACGCATGGAGGAGACCCTCGACGAGATCGCGGCCGGCGGACAGGCCTGGTGCCGCACCGTCACCGGCTTCCTCGACGAGGTCGACGACTGGGTCCGCGAGCGCAAGCCGGAACGTCCGCGCCTGCCCCTGCACCAGCCTGCCGACTGTCCGCTGTGCGGTTCGCCGATGGAGCGGGTGTTCTCCGGCAAGTCGAAGCAGTGGTTCGCCTCGTGCAGCCGCTGGCCCGACTGCGAGGGCACGCTGCCGCTGCTCGAGGACGGTTCGGTCGGCGAGCCCGAACCCGAGCCCGAACCCGACGAGGACGTGCGCTGCCAGGAGTGTGGCAAGCCGATGCTGCTGCGCGAGGGCCGCTTCGGGAAGTTCTTCGGCTGTGTCGACTATCCCAAGTGCAAGGGCATCAGGAACCTGCAGCAGCGGCTGATGTACCGCGACACCGACGGACAGGCGAAGCCGTTCCGCTCGCCGACCGACCCCGAGCACAGCTTCATGGAGCTGCGGACCTCCCGCTACGGCAAGCCGTTCGTGGGTTCGACCGGTTACCCGACCGACGAGTTCGCGGTCTGGTCCGTCCCGATCTCGACCCCCTGCCCGCAGTGCGGCGCCCCGCTGCGGCCGCCACCGAAGAACCGCAAGGTGCCGGTCGCCGTCTGCACCCACCCGCAGGTCAACCACGTCTACGACGTCGACGACTTCGAGTTGCCGACGGTGGCGACGTGGACGGTCGTGCAGGGCGTCGACAAGTACGACCCCGAGCTCGGTGGCGCCCCCATCGAGGCCGACGAGCTGCCCGAGCCGATCCACCTCAGCTACCGCGGTGAGCAGCCGCCTCCGGCGAAGAAGAAGAGCACCCGCAAGAAGACGGCCAAGAAGACGGCGAAGAAGACCGCCGCCAACAAGACGGCGGCGAAGAAGACCGCGAAGAAGACCGCGAAGAAGACCGCCAGACGCAAGCCCTGA
- a CDS encoding cation:proton antiporter → MTEVGVFEQVAAVLVVCVVAGGLATLLRQPLLVGLIAAGIAVGPEAIGLVESSEEIELLAEIGIALLLFVVGLKLDVRLVQRLGPVALATGLGQVVFTSAVGFVIALALGFTTVQATYIAVALTFSSTIIIVKLLTDKRELDELHGRIALGFLIVQDIVVVLAMIAITASGAAGDGGLAAEFFGIALRGVALLLAVGVLARWAIPRVTHLLARQTELLVLAAVTWAIALAAMTHLLGFSTEVGAFLAGMSLASTPYREALSGRLSTLRDFLLVFFFIQLGTSFELTSAAEQLPAAVLFSVFVLVGNPIIVLVIMGLLGYRKKVAFKAGLTVAQISEFSLILVALGAAQGHVGNDVVGLVTAVGLITITASTYLIYGSDRIYARIEPLLRVFERARPTASIDLDEATLEPEYVVVGLGRFGRTVCLELEERGDEVVGVDFDPRSIRDEWSIPVVYGDAEDPDLPEQLPLQRTKWIVSTLRGRDANLTLIQAFRRHGFTGRIAVAADDEDTERALLRAGADLAIRPLHVAAGPLLRSLRDER, encoded by the coding sequence GTGACCGAGGTGGGCGTGTTCGAGCAGGTGGCCGCGGTCCTGGTCGTCTGCGTAGTGGCTGGTGGGCTCGCCACGCTGCTGCGTCAACCGCTGCTCGTCGGGCTCATCGCCGCCGGCATCGCCGTCGGCCCCGAGGCAATCGGGCTGGTCGAATCCTCCGAGGAGATCGAGCTCCTGGCCGAGATCGGCATCGCCCTGCTGCTGTTCGTGGTGGGGCTCAAGCTCGACGTCCGCCTGGTGCAACGCCTCGGGCCGGTCGCGCTGGCGACGGGCCTGGGACAGGTCGTGTTCACCTCCGCGGTGGGATTCGTCATCGCACTCGCGCTGGGCTTCACCACGGTGCAGGCGACCTACATCGCCGTGGCGCTGACCTTCTCCAGCACCATCATCATCGTCAAGCTGCTCACGGACAAGCGCGAGCTCGACGAACTGCACGGCCGCATCGCGCTCGGGTTCCTGATCGTGCAGGACATCGTCGTGGTGCTCGCGATGATCGCGATCACGGCCAGCGGCGCCGCGGGTGACGGCGGCCTCGCCGCGGAGTTCTTCGGTATCGCCCTGCGCGGTGTGGCGCTCCTGCTGGCGGTCGGGGTCCTGGCCCGCTGGGCGATCCCGCGCGTCACCCATCTGCTCGCACGCCAGACCGAACTGTTGGTCCTCGCCGCCGTGACGTGGGCGATCGCGCTGGCGGCGATGACCCACCTGCTCGGCTTCAGCACCGAGGTCGGGGCGTTCCTCGCCGGCATGTCGCTGGCGTCGACGCCGTACCGCGAGGCCCTCAGCGGGCGGCTGTCGACCCTGCGCGACTTCCTCCTGGTGTTCTTCTTCATCCAGCTCGGGACCAGCTTCGAGCTCACCTCCGCGGCCGAGCAACTGCCCGCCGCCGTGCTGTTCAGCGTGTTCGTCCTCGTGGGCAACCCGATCATCGTGCTGGTCATCATGGGGTTGCTCGGCTACCGCAAGAAGGTCGCGTTCAAGGCCGGGCTGACCGTGGCGCAGATCAGCGAGTTCTCCCTGATCCTGGTGGCGCTCGGCGCAGCGCAGGGGCACGTCGGCAACGACGTCGTCGGGTTGGTCACCGCGGTCGGCCTGATCACGATCACGGCGTCGACCTACCTGATCTACGGCTCGGACCGCATCTACGCCCGCATCGAGCCGTTGCTGCGCGTGTTCGAACGGGCGCGGCCCACGGCGAGCATCGACCTGGACGAGGCCACCCTCGAGCCCGAGTACGTGGTGGTCGGGCTCGGTCGCTTCGGTCGCACGGTGTGCCTCGAGCTCGAGGAGCGCGGCGACGAGGTCGTCGGCGTCGACTTCGACCCGCGCAGCATCCGCGACGAGTGGTCGATCCCGGTCGTCTACGGCGACGCCGAGGATCCCGACCTGCCCGAGCAGCTGCCGCTGCAGCGCACCAAGTGGATCGTGTCCACGCTCCGCGGACGCGACGCCAACCTGACGCTCATCCAGGCCTTCCGCCGCCACGGCTTCACCGGCCGCATCGCCGTGGCGGCAGACGACGAGGACACCGAACGTGCCCTGCTGCGGGCCGGCGCGGACCTGGCGATCCGGCCGCTCCACGTCGCGGCGGGGCCACTGCTGCGCAGCCTCCGCGACGAGCGGTGA